The Terriglobia bacterium genome window below encodes:
- a CDS encoding sigma-54 dependent transcriptional regulator, which produces MHNVLIVDDEPGIRESLKGVLEDEGYTAALAGSGEVCLEMLDKRPFDVVLLDIWLPGMDGLETLHKIKQSDASPEVIMISGHGTIETAVRATKLGAFDFLEKPLSIEKTLILVKNAAEARRLRVENRDLKRQQPKSVIAGESIPMKALRQQIALMAPTNGRVLIFGESGTGKELVARAIHAESERYEAMFVEVNCAAIPEDLIESELFGHRKGSFAGASADKEGKFQKADGGTLFLDEVGDMSLKTQAKVLRTLDEQSFTPVGGDEVVTVDARVIAATNHDLEEEISKGNFREDLFYRLNVIPFYVPPLRERLEDVPLLARHFLKEFSSQYSRRTKEMTDDAIDTLMRYSWPGNVRELRNVIERIVIMNPAVTKLDRKHLPPLVYRDTSRRGGDGFSTLHQARAAYERDFILKTLDQNHGNVSRTAEVLGLERSHLYRKMKTLGIAVKE; this is translated from the coding sequence ATGCATAACGTCCTCATCGTCGACGACGAGCCCGGCATCCGCGAGTCGCTCAAGGGCGTGCTCGAGGACGAAGGCTATACCGCCGCGCTCGCCGGCAGCGGGGAGGTCTGCCTGGAGATGCTCGACAAGCGCCCGTTTGACGTGGTGCTGCTCGACATCTGGCTGCCCGGCATGGACGGCCTGGAAACGCTGCACAAGATCAAGCAATCCGATGCCTCGCCCGAGGTCATCATGATCTCCGGCCACGGCACCATCGAAACCGCCGTGCGCGCCACCAAGCTGGGCGCCTTTGACTTTCTGGAAAAACCGCTCTCCATCGAGAAGACGCTCATCCTGGTGAAGAACGCGGCCGAGGCGCGCCGCCTGCGCGTGGAGAACCGCGACCTCAAGCGCCAGCAGCCCAAGAGCGTGATCGCCGGCGAGAGCATCCCGATGAAGGCGCTGCGCCAGCAGATCGCGCTCATGGCGCCGACCAACGGGCGCGTGCTCATCTTCGGCGAATCCGGCACCGGCAAGGAACTCGTCGCCCGCGCCATCCACGCCGAAAGCGAGCGTTACGAGGCCATGTTCGTCGAGGTCAACTGCGCCGCCATCCCCGAAGACCTGATCGAGAGCGAATTGTTCGGCCACCGCAAAGGCTCATTTGCCGGAGCGAGCGCCGACAAGGAAGGAAAATTTCAGAAGGCGGACGGGGGCACGCTGTTCCTCGACGAAGTCGGCGACATGAGCCTGAAGACGCAGGCGAAAGTTCTGCGCACCCTCGACGAACAGAGCTTCACGCCGGTTGGGGGAGACGAGGTGGTCACCGTGGACGCGCGCGTCATCGCCGCCACCAATCACGACCTGGAAGAGGAGATTTCCAAGGGCAATTTCCGCGAGGACTTGTTTTATCGTTTGAACGTCATTCCCTTCTACGTCCCGCCGCTGCGCGAGCGTCTGGAAGACGTGCCCCTGCTGGCGCGCCATTTCCTCAAGGAATTTTCCTCGCAATACAGCCGCCGCACCAAGGAGATGACCGACGACGCCATTGACACGCTCATGCGCTACTCGTGGCCGGGCAACGTGCGCGAGTTAAGAAACGTGATCGAGCGCATCGTCATCATGAACCCCGCGGTCACAAAACTCGACCGCAAGCACCTGCCGCCGCTGGTCTATCGCGATACTTCGCGCCGCGGGGGCGACGGCTTCTCCACCCTGCACCAGGCGCGGGCCGCCTACGAACGCGACTTCATTTTGAAAACCCTCGACCAGAATCACGGCAACGTCAGCCGCACCGCGGAAGTGCTGGGACTGGAGAGATCTCACCTGTACCGGAAGATGAAGACGCTGGGGATTGCGGTGAAGGAGTGA